In a genomic window of Erigeron canadensis isolate Cc75 chromosome 5, C_canadensis_v1, whole genome shotgun sequence:
- the LOC122601574 gene encoding LOW QUALITY PROTEIN: transmembrane protein 184C-like (The sequence of the model RefSeq protein was modified relative to this genomic sequence to represent the inferred CDS: inserted 1 base in 1 codon; substituted 1 base at 1 genomic stop codon), giving the protein MNRKEQTLYGSGALVAITVILSLKLLLDHLLHWKKPKEQKAILVIILMAPIYAINSYVGLLQIRGSETFFELLDSIKECYEGLINETTDTVELGQLLYEVYPVLDVMAKFLALLYTYLDISISKNMVPDEIKGRVIHHSFPMTLFQPHTVHLNHYKLQLLKYWTWQFVVIRPVCSVVMIVLQLLEIYPDWLSWTITLILNVSVSLALYALVVFYHVFAKELAPHKPLAKFLCVKGIVFFCFWQVWCSLDLDFFFLXNSTELXKVIMDYLLQGVLLSILVAMDIITADHYWLDVAHIQQALQNMLVIIEMIFFSVFQMHAYTAAPYKDKVVKEKKKD; this is encoded by the exons ATGAATCGTAAAGAGCAAACTTTATATGGTTCGGGAGCACTTGTAGCGATTACAGTGATTTTGTCATTAAAGTTGCTCCTTGACCATCTTCTTCATTGGAAGAAACCCAAGGAACAAAAGGCGATACTCGTTATCATCCTCATGGCGCCTATTTACGCTATCAACTCCTATGTTGGTTTGCTTCAAATCCGTGGGAGTGAAACTTTTTTTGAGTTGTTGGATTCAATCAAAGAATGCTATGAGGGTTTG ATAAATGAAACAACAGATACGGTAGAGCTAGGACAGTTATTGTATGAGGTCTATCCTGTGCTAGAT GTCATGGCTAAGTTCTTGGCTTTGCTGTATACTTACTTGGACATATCTATAAGTAAGAATATGGTACCTGATGAGATCAAAGGAAGAGTCATTCACCATTCCTTCCCAATGACTCTTTTCCAG CCTCATACAGTCCATTTGAACCATTACAAACTGCAACTCCTCAAGTACTGGACATGGCAATTTGTGGTGATTCGACCTGTGTGCTCTGTTGTGATGATAGTTCTTCAACTTCTTGAAATATATCCTGATTGGCTTAGCTGGACAATTACTCTAATACTTAATGTATCGGTTTCATTGGCTTTATACGCCCTCGTGGTGTTCTACCATGTATTTGCTAAAGAATTAGCACCACATAAGCCTCTTGCCAAGTTTTTATGTGTCAAAGGGATCGTTTTCTTCTGTTTTTGGCAGGTATGGTGCTCACttgatttggattttttttttc aaaactctaCCGAGCTCTGAAAGGTCATAATGGATTATTTATTGCAGGGTGTCTTGCTTAGCATTCTGGTGGCAATGGATATAATCACGGCGGATCATTACTGGTTAGATGTAGCTCATATTCAACAAGCGCTGCAAAACATGCTGGTGATCATAGAGATGatatttttttcagtttttcaaATGCATGCATATACTGCTGCTCCATACAAAGATAAAGTTGtcaaagagaagaaaaaagacTGA